In Arthrobacter sp. PAMC25284, a single genomic region encodes these proteins:
- a CDS encoding ABC transporter ATP-binding protein translates to MATVTFDNATRLYPGTDKPAVDKLNIDIADGEFLVLVGPSGCGKSTSLRMLAGLEDVNSGRILIGDRDVTDVPPKDRDIAMVFQNYALYPHMTVADNMGFALKIAGIGKEERAERVREAAKLLDLEPYLDRKPKALSGGQRQRVAMGRAIVRNPQVFLMDEPLSNLDAKLRVQTRTQIASLTRRLGVTTVYVTHDQVEAMTMGDRVAVLKDGLLMQVDTPRNLYDKPKNVFVAGFIGSPAMNLLELPVVDGGVQFGGTVFPVPQDVLKSAHGKTVTLGSRPEDLETAPEGEGIQVEVDVVEELGADAYVYGHTVLDGQSHDMVARVDGRRPPMKGDTIFVRPQSGHVHLFDTQTGLRLGD, encoded by the coding sequence GTGGCTACAGTTACTTTTGATAACGCAACACGTCTGTACCCGGGCACTGACAAGCCCGCCGTCGATAAGCTCAACATCGACATCGCTGATGGCGAATTCCTCGTTCTCGTCGGCCCCTCCGGCTGCGGCAAGTCGACCTCCCTGCGTATGCTCGCAGGTCTTGAGGACGTAAACTCCGGCCGTATCCTCATCGGCGACCGTGACGTCACGGACGTTCCGCCGAAGGACCGCGACATCGCCATGGTCTTCCAGAACTACGCCCTGTACCCGCACATGACCGTCGCGGACAACATGGGCTTCGCCCTCAAGATCGCAGGCATCGGCAAGGAAGAGCGTGCCGAACGGGTCCGCGAAGCCGCCAAGCTGCTTGACCTCGAGCCGTACCTGGACCGCAAGCCCAAGGCCCTCTCCGGCGGCCAGCGCCAGCGTGTTGCCATGGGCCGTGCCATCGTCCGTAACCCGCAGGTCTTCCTCATGGACGAGCCGTTGTCGAACCTTGACGCCAAGCTCCGAGTCCAGACCCGCACCCAGATCGCATCCCTGACCCGCCGTCTCGGCGTCACCACGGTCTACGTGACCCACGACCAGGTCGAGGCCATGACCATGGGCGACCGCGTTGCGGTCCTCAAGGACGGCCTGCTGATGCAGGTGGACACCCCGCGCAACCTCTACGACAAGCCGAAGAACGTCTTTGTTGCCGGCTTCATCGGCTCCCCCGCCATGAACCTGCTCGAACTGCCGGTCGTCGACGGCGGCGTGCAGTTCGGCGGCACGGTGTTCCCGGTCCCGCAGGACGTCCTCAAGTCCGCACACGGCAAGACCGTGACCCTTGGTTCGCGTCCGGAAGACCTCGAAACCGCGCCCGAGGGCGAAGGTATCCAGGTTGAGGTCGACGTCGTCGAAGAGCTCGGCGCCGACGCCTACGTCTATGGCCACACGGTACTGGACGGCCAGAGCCACGACATGGTGGCACGCGTCGACGGCCGCCGCCCCCCGATGAAGGGCGACACCATCTTCGTCCGTCCGCAGTCCGGCCACGTGCACCTGTTCGACACCCAGACCGGTCTGCGCCTGGGCGACTGA
- a CDS encoding DUF4032 domain-containing protein yields MTEENNAQWHDEPTDYGQIGKLPRFEAASANDDKAVASSSLSITAAATEPELLDLPWHIALEDWPAQHLAALPRGISRHIVRFAHLGGSVIAIKETSEHVARHEYHMLRKLARLDVPCVEPVAVITGRTTPEGRPLNPVLVTRHLKFSMPYRALFSQMLRKDTLTRLIDAQALLLVRLHLIGFYWGDVSLSNTLFRRDAGAFAAYLVDAETGELYPDLSTGQREYDLEIARVNIAGELMDLLEGGLIEEKVDPVATSELIMDSYRRLWTELTEKESFEIGERWRVAARIRKLNDLGFDVEEYAIKTTKNGSTIQLQPKVVDAGHHQRRLLRLTGLDAQENQARRLLNDMDSFRADNNPGMDEEYSAHLWVSQIFEPIVRSIPRDLSGKLEPAEAVHEILEHRWYISERENRHIPLAEAVQSYIDSELRHRRDEAAIMLNPDTGLLKILEVETEESRYGSEEDIDEYPDSDD; encoded by the coding sequence ATGACCGAGGAAAACAACGCCCAGTGGCACGACGAGCCGACCGACTACGGTCAGATCGGCAAGCTGCCGAGGTTTGAAGCCGCCAGCGCCAACGATGACAAGGCCGTCGCTTCAAGTTCGCTGAGCATCACTGCCGCCGCGACGGAACCGGAATTGCTGGACCTGCCGTGGCACATCGCCCTCGAGGACTGGCCGGCGCAGCACCTCGCCGCACTCCCCCGCGGCATCTCCCGGCACATCGTGCGCTTCGCCCACCTGGGCGGGTCTGTGATCGCGATCAAGGAAACCTCGGAGCACGTGGCCCGCCACGAGTACCACATGCTCCGCAAGCTGGCCCGGCTGGACGTCCCCTGCGTGGAGCCAGTCGCCGTTATTACCGGGCGCACGACCCCGGAGGGGCGCCCGCTGAATCCGGTTCTGGTCACCAGGCATCTGAAATTTTCGATGCCGTACCGCGCCCTGTTTTCGCAGATGCTGCGCAAGGACACCCTCACCCGCCTGATCGATGCCCAGGCCCTTCTATTGGTCCGCCTGCACCTGATCGGGTTCTACTGGGGCGACGTGTCACTGTCCAATACCCTGTTCCGCCGCGACGCCGGTGCGTTCGCCGCCTACTTAGTCGATGCCGAGACCGGCGAGCTCTACCCCGATCTCTCGACCGGCCAGCGCGAGTACGATCTGGAAATTGCGCGGGTCAACATCGCCGGTGAACTGATGGATCTCCTGGAGGGCGGCCTGATCGAGGAGAAGGTGGACCCCGTGGCCACGAGTGAGCTGATCATGGACAGCTACCGCCGGCTCTGGACGGAACTCACGGAAAAGGAATCCTTTGAGATCGGTGAGCGCTGGCGCGTGGCCGCCCGGATCCGCAAACTCAACGATCTGGGGTTCGACGTCGAAGAGTATGCGATCAAGACCACCAAGAACGGTTCCACCATCCAGCTCCAGCCCAAGGTGGTGGATGCGGGGCACCACCAGCGCCGGCTCCTGCGCCTGACCGGCCTGGACGCGCAGGAAAACCAGGCCCGCCGCCTTCTCAATGACATGGACTCTTTCCGGGCGGACAACAATCCCGGCATGGACGAGGAATACAGCGCCCATCTCTGGGTCAGCCAGATCTTCGAACCAATCGTTCGCTCCATTCCCCGGGACCTCTCCGGCAAGCTCGAGCCGGCCGAGGCAGTGCACGAAATCCTGGAGCACCGCTGGTACATCTCCGAGCGGGAGAACCGCCATATCCCGCTCGCCGAGGCCGTTCAGTCCTACATTGATTCCGAGCTGCGCCACCGCCGCGACGAGGCCGCGATCATGCTCAACCCGGACACCGGACTGCTCAAGATCCTCGAGGTGGAAACCGAGGAATCACGCTACGGCTCCGAGGAAGACATCGACGAGTACCCGGACTCCGACGACTAA
- a CDS encoding FAD-binding oxidoreductase, which produces MSIIDELTAALGQAKVAVDETTMATYAVDQAPVLEFRLPQAVVRAESVADVQATVRACAAHGVALVARGAGTGVSGGAHATEGCVVLSLERMNRILALSPDDETAVVEPGVINGDLNAAAAVHGLMFAPDPASFRISTVGGNVATNAGGLRCAKYGVTRDSVLALDVVLADGSLIHTGHQTFKGVAGYDLTGLFVGSEGTLGIVVAVTVRLKYLPREVHTIAAFYPDFRSAAAGVLAVGKARVQPAIMELLDGGTLAQLDDLHGSNLSVRGASLLLIQTDGFGAAAEAAAIRTVLAAGGAVVTTEASAEAEHLVEMRRHSRGDEVDDEYRVGEDVAVPRSKLVDYVAALETMAAARHVRLKIVAHAGDGNLHPTFWVDRVDNTVDPDAMERLGKVLDESITAALAMGGTITGEHGIGQYKLRWLGLEQKEPVRELQRRIKELFDPAGILNPGKAI; this is translated from the coding sequence TTGAGCATCATTGACGAGCTCACGGCCGCCCTTGGCCAAGCCAAGGTAGCCGTGGATGAGACCACGATGGCAACGTACGCCGTGGACCAGGCGCCGGTTCTCGAGTTCAGGCTGCCGCAGGCCGTCGTCCGGGCCGAGTCCGTGGCGGATGTGCAGGCCACCGTCAGGGCCTGCGCCGCCCACGGGGTCGCACTGGTGGCCCGGGGCGCCGGGACCGGGGTTTCCGGCGGAGCGCACGCCACCGAAGGCTGCGTCGTTCTCAGCCTGGAACGGATGAACCGCATCCTGGCGCTCAGCCCGGACGACGAGACCGCCGTCGTCGAACCCGGCGTCATCAACGGGGACCTCAACGCCGCCGCGGCGGTGCACGGGCTCATGTTCGCCCCGGATCCGGCCAGCTTCCGGATCTCCACCGTGGGCGGGAACGTGGCCACCAACGCGGGCGGGCTGCGCTGCGCCAAATACGGTGTGACGCGGGACTCAGTCCTGGCACTCGACGTCGTCCTCGCGGACGGCTCGCTGATCCACACCGGGCACCAGACTTTCAAAGGTGTCGCCGGCTATGACCTGACCGGCCTTTTCGTAGGCTCGGAGGGCACGCTGGGGATCGTGGTCGCGGTGACGGTCCGGCTTAAGTACTTACCGCGCGAGGTCCACACGATCGCCGCGTTCTACCCGGACTTCCGCAGTGCCGCCGCGGGAGTCCTGGCGGTCGGTAAGGCGCGCGTGCAGCCCGCCATCATGGAACTGCTCGACGGCGGAACGCTCGCCCAGCTCGATGACCTCCACGGCTCGAACCTGTCCGTGCGGGGTGCCTCCCTGCTGCTGATCCAGACCGACGGCTTCGGCGCCGCGGCGGAAGCCGCGGCCATCCGCACGGTGCTTGCGGCGGGCGGGGCGGTGGTGACCACGGAGGCCAGCGCGGAGGCCGAGCATCTGGTGGAGATGCGGCGCCACAGCCGCGGTGACGAAGTGGACGATGAGTACCGGGTGGGTGAGGACGTCGCCGTCCCGCGTTCGAAGCTGGTGGACTACGTGGCTGCGCTGGAAACCATGGCCGCGGCGCGCCACGTCCGACTCAAGATCGTCGCGCATGCGGGCGACGGCAACCTTCATCCCACGTTCTGGGTGGACAGGGTGGACAACACTGTGGACCCCGACGCCATGGAGCGCCTGGGCAAGGTCCTGGACGAGTCCATCACCGCGGCTTTGGCGATGGGTGGCACCATTACCGGTGAACATGGCATCGGCCAGTACAAGCTGCGCTGGCTCGGGCTGGAACAGAAGGAACCCGTACGCGAACTGCAGCGCCGGATCAAGGAACTGTTCGACCCGGCCGGCATCCTCAACCCGGGGAAAGCGATTTAG
- a CDS encoding LacI family DNA-binding transcriptional regulator: protein MTGIKDVAERSGLSIATVSRALSGKNNVSARSRELARHAAAELGFVLSYHASSLASGRTHNIGIVVPSVHRWYFSAVVEGASAALLDAGYDLTLYNVSEGHKRRRSVLNDFLLRKRVDAVIAVSLVLKESEIQQLMAIHRPIVGIGGPLPGASTIRIDDSGIAGAATRHLIQLGHTKVAHMTGSSDYEKDFGLPGIRQGGFTKAMKETGTAVRPEWQVSADFTIQGAYASARQLLGGAAERPTAVFAASDEMAIGTILAARDFGLRVPEDLSVIGIDGHELGGVFGLTTIDQDARGQGELAVQRLLAGLDRGTAPEATDTEYPTRFVIRSSTAVPPADVARLR from the coding sequence ATGACCGGCATCAAGGACGTCGCGGAACGGTCCGGCCTCTCCATTGCCACCGTTTCGCGTGCCTTGAGCGGCAAGAATAACGTCTCTGCCCGCAGCCGGGAGTTGGCCCGGCACGCCGCCGCGGAGCTCGGTTTTGTCCTCTCGTACCACGCCTCCAGCCTCGCCTCCGGCCGGACGCACAATATCGGGATTGTCGTTCCCTCGGTCCACCGCTGGTATTTCTCGGCGGTGGTCGAGGGAGCCTCGGCAGCCCTGCTGGACGCCGGATATGACCTGACGCTCTACAACGTCAGTGAAGGCCATAAGCGCCGCCGCAGCGTGCTGAACGACTTCCTTCTGCGCAAACGCGTAGACGCCGTCATCGCAGTATCTTTGGTGCTCAAAGAGTCCGAAATCCAGCAGCTCATGGCTATCCACCGGCCGATCGTGGGCATCGGCGGACCGCTTCCCGGGGCATCGACGATCCGCATCGACGATTCCGGAATTGCCGGGGCTGCGACCCGGCACTTGATCCAACTCGGTCACACCAAGGTTGCACATATGACTGGCTCCTCAGACTATGAGAAGGATTTCGGGCTTCCCGGCATCCGACAGGGCGGCTTCACCAAGGCCATGAAAGAGACAGGAACCGCCGTTCGTCCCGAGTGGCAGGTCTCCGCCGACTTCACCATCCAGGGGGCGTACGCCAGCGCCCGGCAGTTGCTGGGCGGCGCCGCTGAGCGCCCGACAGCCGTGTTTGCGGCCTCTGACGAGATGGCCATCGGCACTATCCTCGCAGCGCGGGACTTCGGCCTCCGCGTCCCGGAAGATCTATCGGTCATCGGGATCGACGGTCACGAGCTCGGCGGAGTATTTGGGCTGACAACCATCGACCAGGACGCCCGCGGTCAGGGTGAGCTGGCAGTGCAGCGGCTCCTGGCCGGCCTCGACCGCGGGACAGCTCCGGAGGCCACGGACACCGAGTACCCGACCCGGTTCGTGATCCGTTCCAGCACCGCGGTGCCCCCAGCCGATGTTGCGCGGCTGCGTTGA
- a CDS encoding SRPBCC domain-containing protein has translation MDNLFSHAPAETPEPKTAGGLEPVVVTVVVPGAVARTFMGFTEHTHLWWPLEAHSVYGVGSYVEFEENLVLETADDGRTAIWGSIDDWQPPLSFHASWHPGTTALWSTELRVAFRAVESGTELRLVHSGWEGAEDPAATRADHAAGWPVVLERFVRFMGGAGD, from the coding sequence ATGGACAACCTCTTCAGCCATGCACCCGCCGAGACCCCGGAACCGAAGACGGCCGGCGGACTGGAGCCCGTCGTCGTCACCGTCGTGGTGCCAGGTGCCGTGGCCCGGACCTTTATGGGGTTCACGGAACACACGCACTTGTGGTGGCCGCTGGAGGCCCACAGCGTCTACGGCGTGGGTTCCTACGTGGAGTTCGAGGAGAACCTGGTCCTGGAAACGGCTGATGACGGCAGGACGGCCATCTGGGGATCCATCGATGACTGGCAGCCTCCACTCTCGTTCCACGCCAGCTGGCACCCCGGAACCACTGCGCTGTGGTCCACCGAACTTCGCGTGGCCTTCCGTGCAGTGGAGTCCGGCACCGAGTTGCGTCTCGTTCATTCGGGGTGGGAAGGCGCGGAGGATCCTGCTGCCACGCGGGCGGATCACGCCGCCGGCTGGCCGGTGGTGCTGGAGAGGTTTGTACGCTTCATGGGCGGTGCCGGGGACTGA
- the treS gene encoding maltose alpha-D-glucosyltransferase, giving the protein MSFSPQNPSQHYGSSSFDLNAPGLQHDPIWYRKAVFYEVLVRAFADGNGDGSGDFHGLIEKLDYLQWLGVDCLWLPPFFQSPLRDGGYDISDYNSVLDEFGTISDFKRLVAEAHARGVRVIIDLPLNHTSDQHPWFQESRKDPEGPFGDFYVWSDTDEKYEDARIIFVDTEESNWTFDPIRRQFFWHRFFSHQPDLNFENPKVIDALFDVVRFWLDQGIDGFRADAIPYLFEEEGTNCENLPQTHEFLRKLRTMVDDNYPGRVIIAEANQPPAEVVEYFGTEEEPECHMAFHFPIMPRLYYALRDQKAAPIIEAMRDTPDIPEGAQWGTFLRNHDELTLEMVTSDERAAMLGWYAPDPRMRANIGIRRRLAPLLDNSRSEIELINALLLSLPGSPFLYYGDEIGMGDNIWLEDRDAVRTPMQWNPDRNAGFSSADPGKLYLPVIQSLVYNYSMANVEAEAAHSGSLLRWMRQILSIRKNHPAFGLGTFKHVEADHDVVLAYLRELPDGNSAGEDGETILCAFNLSQHPVATTLRVPKYAGRGLRDVFGGQMFPGIGDDGTLTLTLGSHDFFWLRIRSASSNPASPHTQAMPILSIEG; this is encoded by the coding sequence ATGAGTTTTAGTCCGCAAAATCCCAGCCAGCACTACGGCAGCTCCAGCTTCGACCTGAACGCCCCAGGCCTGCAGCATGATCCAATCTGGTACCGAAAAGCAGTGTTTTATGAAGTGCTGGTCCGGGCGTTCGCGGACGGGAACGGCGACGGGTCCGGGGATTTCCACGGGCTGATCGAGAAGCTGGACTATCTGCAGTGGCTCGGGGTCGACTGCCTCTGGCTGCCGCCGTTCTTCCAGTCTCCGCTGCGCGACGGCGGCTACGATATCTCGGACTACAATTCCGTGCTCGACGAATTCGGCACTATCAGTGACTTCAAACGGCTCGTGGCGGAGGCGCATGCCCGCGGTGTCCGGGTCATCATCGACCTTCCGCTGAACCACACCTCGGACCAGCATCCCTGGTTCCAGGAATCACGCAAGGATCCGGAAGGGCCGTTCGGCGATTTCTATGTGTGGAGCGACACGGACGAGAAGTACGAGGACGCCCGCATCATCTTCGTGGACACGGAGGAATCAAACTGGACCTTCGACCCCATCCGGCGGCAATTCTTCTGGCACCGCTTCTTCAGCCACCAGCCTGACCTGAATTTCGAGAACCCGAAGGTCATCGACGCGCTCTTCGACGTCGTGCGGTTCTGGCTGGACCAGGGGATCGACGGTTTCCGTGCCGACGCCATCCCCTACCTGTTCGAAGAAGAAGGCACGAACTGCGAGAACCTGCCTCAGACGCACGAATTCCTGCGCAAGCTGCGCACAATGGTCGATGATAATTACCCGGGCCGGGTGATCATCGCCGAAGCCAACCAGCCGCCTGCGGAAGTGGTCGAGTACTTCGGCACCGAAGAGGAACCGGAATGCCACATGGCCTTCCACTTCCCGATCATGCCCCGGCTGTATTACGCGCTGCGCGACCAGAAAGCAGCGCCCATCATCGAGGCGATGAGGGACACCCCGGACATTCCCGAAGGCGCCCAGTGGGGCACCTTCCTGCGCAACCACGACGAACTGACCCTGGAAATGGTCACCTCGGACGAACGTGCCGCCATGCTCGGCTGGTACGCCCCGGATCCGCGGATGCGCGCCAACATCGGGATCCGGCGACGCCTGGCGCCCCTGCTGGATAACTCCCGGTCCGAGATTGAGCTCATCAATGCGCTATTGCTGTCCCTGCCGGGCAGTCCGTTCCTGTACTACGGGGACGAGATCGGCATGGGGGATAACATCTGGCTCGAGGACCGCGACGCCGTGCGCACCCCGATGCAGTGGAACCCGGACCGCAACGCCGGATTCTCCAGCGCGGACCCCGGAAAGCTCTACCTCCCGGTGATCCAGTCGCTGGTCTACAACTACAGCATGGCCAACGTCGAGGCCGAGGCGGCCCACTCGGGCTCGCTGCTGCGCTGGATGCGCCAGATCCTGAGCATCCGCAAGAACCACCCCGCCTTCGGCCTGGGAACGTTCAAACATGTCGAAGCCGACCACGACGTCGTTCTCGCCTACCTGCGCGAACTTCCCGACGGGAACTCCGCGGGGGAGGACGGCGAAACCATCCTGTGCGCCTTCAACCTCTCCCAGCATCCGGTAGCAACCACCCTCCGGGTGCCGAAGTACGCCGGGAGGGGCCTCCGGGACGTGTTTGGCGGCCAGATGTTCCCCGGGATCGGTGATGACGGGACATTGACCCTGACCCTGGGCAGCCACGACTTTTTCTGGCTGCGGATCCGCTCGGCGTCGTCAAACCCGGCGTCCCCGCACACCCAGGCGATGCCGATCCTGTCCATCGAGGGTTGA